A region from the Ciconia boyciana chromosome 1, ASM3463844v1, whole genome shotgun sequence genome encodes:
- the TUBGCP6 gene encoding gamma-tubulin complex component 6 isoform X4 produces the protein MESITQLFNDLCEAHLTGLPWKVHLGRRKISKRRAKQNLKRVAYNALFINLFQDEARKLQSNISRLPVKNKILMLSFNLRVGGLGAQADRLENLVEELETAECLPFTEVNSVLDLLVQLAGTGPPQLVPQKKDYFLNNKYVGRNVKYQGYDYYDVSVFEADIQSLITNEECQFNDTIQKTLQIMEAAPGTGLPAIGLFSQNYPAGDKFEKETRVSLFGALVHSRTYDMDIKLDLPPVPDNADLSGLAIKVPQSIDQSEDEGFQSASNLTPDSQSEPSMTPDIDLWDAVLTYGPSKRRCWERIGYPPGKKEEPYLTEAGREAFDKFYKLREGELQLFSNTVLQLPQLVLMKEPELVKDVLNVLIGVVSTTFSLNQAAQTFVIKEGVYVSGTSPETMHNLLSEVAEYGTYYTRLSRFSLQPVLDSSYSKGLVFQAFTSGLRKYLQYYRACVLSTPPTLSLLTISFLFRKLGRQLRYLAELCGIGTTALGISGGAGASFPTGVKLLSYLYKEALNNCSNEHYPVLLSLLKTSCEPYTRFIYDWVYSGVFRDVYGEFMIQVNEDYLCFRDKHYWTHGYVLISKEVEDCVPVFLKHIANDVYICGKTINLLKLCCPRHYICWSDIPVPRISVIFSLEELKEIERDCAVYVGRMERIARYSSISKEEKDLRMEIAKQELIVHARETASKVLKAINDRQVSERMALDAKKRERFQKLKEQFAKDQERRLAIKQEEIDDDFSYARELREREKRLKALEEELEKKARQELIDRYSKLSDDAARREQRALWKIQRHKLETARLKFLLEDQKHIEEMLEKLPDGNYRRKVDIIPHKQCQLALDKNPVVKEPHSQVSSVKPLHSNETVGRKESEPGLEYATCADKALPMLEPTNNNADQHFQPKAAGSESSLQSSEKACSPLYSADSLLESNVNIEDFLSKPQDEQSVAISVQGSLLDEAFRNINSDLSETSQVSENQPVLRGALEGEDNAPLHQQNEYDFNTVLRPSAAWQGHIRVGENVFDVECRRPRWNIHGHASDANIRVGEYVPHVDTYQPHSSPYGHSSDSHIKISSYTSEVESSRPRWNIHGHVSEAHIRIGEYASEVEPSRPRWNIHGHASEANIKIGEYVSNVAPTRPRWNIHGHASDANIKIGENVSEVVSARPRWNIHGHASQSHIKIGELVSDTEPLKSRWSPFGHASQSSIQIGKWAPSTENDPIPHRKTIVGPSADSTVQTLLYSEELSPAEGSRKEAKTSQVKEKALPQSQSSDSVPVFPDANMKDDKKENIMEEKQEVTANVVNNNPSPDSSQSLQAEEPEKAIPQDTVPQETLFSEANAPKTKEEEGGEEDTWKKEQAYLKALSDQYCIEKYQDSYDLMSELPVSHLLHHVIPRSYTFPVDPMVQSATDETAVQLSELLSLPVLMKRSITAPLVSHVSLVNKAIVDYYFVELNVEKHFEALRHFLLMEDGEFAQSLSDLLFEKLGSGQTPGELLNPLVLNSILNKALQYSLHGDTQLASNLSFALKYLPEVFKPNAPDALSCLELRYKVDWPLNIVITESCMNKYNKIFSFLLQLKHMVWTLKDVWFHLKRTALVSCASNSVQFRQLQLYKHEMQHFVKVIQGYIANQILHVTWCEFGNKLSSVGNLEEIHRTHAEYLNKAIFRGLLTEKAAPVMNIIHSIFSLILKFRSQLISQSWSFDAGKQMAVHPNFGLMQQSYNTFKYYSHFLFKVVTKLVNRGYQPHLEDFLLRINFNNYYKDN, from the exons ATGGAGAGCATTACGCAGTTGTTCAATGATTTGTGTGAAGCACACTTGACAGGTTTGCCATGGAAGGTCCACCTGGGCAGGCGGAAGATCAGCAAGAGAAGGGctaaacaaaatctgaaaagggTTGCTTACAATGCGCTGTTCATAAACCTTTTTCAAGACGAGGCTCGTAAGCTGCAATCAAACATTTCCAGGCTcccagtgaaaaacaaaattttgatgCTGTCTTTCAACTTAAGAGTTGGTGGCCTAGGTGCTCAAGCAGATAGACTGGAGAATCTTGTGGAGGAACTGGAAACAGCTGAATGCTTACCCTTCACTGAAGTTAATTCTGTCTTGGATCTCCTAGTACAGCTTGCTGGAACAGGTCCTCCTCAGCTTGTACCACAAAAAAAGGACTATTTTCTGAACAACAAATATGTTGGAAGAAATGTCAAATATCAGGGCTATGATTATTATGATGTAAGTGTATTTGAAGCTGATATACAATCTCTAATAACAAATGAAGAATGTCAGTTCAACGACACAATTCAAAAGACGCTTCAGATAATGGAGGCTGCACCTGGCACTGGACTCCCTGCCATAGGGTTGTTCTCACAAAACTATCCTGCTGGTGACAAGTTTGAGAAAGAAACGCGGGTCTCCCTCTTCGGTGCTCTTGTTCATAGCCGTACATATGATATGGACATCAAGTTGGATTTACCACCAGTGCCTGACAATGCAGATTTGTCTGGACTTGCAATTAAA GTTCCCCAAAGTATAGACCAGTCAGAAGACGAGGGATTCCAGTCAGCATCCAATCTGACTCCTGATTCTCAGTCAGAGCCGAGCATGACTCCAGACATAGACTTGTGGGATGCAGTGCTTACATATGGACCCAGCAAACGAAGATGTTGGGAAAGAATTGGATA CCCACCTGGTAAAAAAGAGGAACCGTATCTTACTGAAGCTGGGAGAGAAGCTTTTGACAAATTTTACAAACTTCGAGAAGGGGAATTGCAACTGTTTAGTAATACTGTACTTCAGCTTCCACAGCTTGTGCTAATGAAAGAACCTGAACTGGTTAAGGATGTCTTAAATGTCCTCATTGGTGTGGTATCCACTACATTTTCACTCAATCAG GCTGCTCAGACGTTTGTGATAAAGGAGGGGGTATATGTATCTGGAACTTCACCAGAGACAATGCACAATCTACTCTCAGAAGTTGCAGAATATGGAACCTATTACACACGCCTAAGTCGTTTTTCTCTTCAGCCAGTTTTAGATTCTTCATACAGCAAAGGACTTGTGTTTCAG GCATTCACAAGTGGGCTGAGGAAGTATCTTCAATATTACCGAGCCTGTGTTTTGTCAACACCTCCTACTTTAAGTCTTCTAACAATCAGCTTTCTATTCAGAAAATTAGGTCGTCAGTTGAG GTATTTAGCTGAACTTTGTGGCATAGGAACAACAGCGCTGGGGATCAGTGGTGGAGCTGGTGCTTCATTTCCTACG gGTGTTAAATTGCTTTCATATCTGTACAAAGAGGCTCTCAACAACTGTAGCAATGAGCATTATCCAGTTCTTCTGTCTTTGTTGAAGACGAGCTGTGAACCGTACACAAG atttatcTATGATTGGGTATACAGTGGTGTATTCAGAGATGTTTATGGAGAATTTATGATCCAGGTGAATGAGGATTATCTTTGTTTCCGAG ATAAACATTACTGGACTCACGGTTatgttttgatttcaaaagaagTAGAAGATTGTGTCCCTGTGTTTCTTAAACATATCGCTAATGATGTATACATATGTGGGAAAACCATAAACTTGCTGAAATTGTGCTGTCCTAGG CATTATATATGTTGGTCAGATATACCTGTTCCCCggatttcagttattttttcgCTTGAGGAGCTGAAAGAAATAGAGAGAGACTGTGCAGTGTACGTAGGCCGAATGGAAAGAATTGCCCGATACAGTTCCAtaagcaaggaggaaaag gaTTTGCGCATGGAAATAGCCAAACAAGAATTAATTGTTCATGCTCGAGAAACTGCTAGCAAAGTGCTAAAAGCCATTAATG atcGACAAGTATCAGAACGAATGGCTTTGGATGCAAAGAAACGGGAACGgtttcagaagctgaaagagCAATTTGCCAAAGACCAAGAG cGTCGCCTTGCAATAAAGCAAGAAGAGATTGATGATGATTTCAGCTATGCCCGAGAgctcagagagagagaaaaaagactgaaagctttagaagaagaactggaaaaaaaggcaag GCAAGAATTAATTGACCGTTATAGCAAACTTTCTGATGATGCAGCCCGCAGGGAACAAAGAGCGTTATGGAAAATCCAGCGACACAAGTTGGAAACAGCCCGTCTTAAGTTTCTATTAGAAGATCAAAAACATATTGAG GAAATGCTTGAAAAACTTCCAGATGGAAACTACAGGAGAAAAGTAGATATTATTCCTCATAAACAGTGCCAGTTGGCTTTAGATAAAAACCCTGTTGTGAAAGAGCCACATTCACAG gtgTCTTCTGTGAAACCTCTGCATTCTAATGAGACAGTTGGCAGAAAAGAATCTGAGCCTGGACTGGAATATGCTACCTGTGCTGACAAAGCACTGCCCATGCTAGAGCCGACAAATAATAATGCTGATCAGCATTTTCAGCCTAAAGCAGCAGGATCTGAAAGCAGTCTCCAAAGTTCAGAGAAAGCATGCAGTCCTTTATACAGTGCTGATTCCTTGCTTGAATCCAATGTGAATATAGAAGATTTCTTATCAAAGCCACAAGATGAACAATCTGTTGCCATTAGTGTACAAGGATCTTTGCTAGATGAAGCCTTCCGAAATATTAACTCGGATCTTTCTGAGACTTCTCAAGTAAGTGAAAATCAGCCTGTCTTGAGAGGAGCACTGGAAGGAGAAGACAATGCACCATTGCATCAGCAAAACGAGTATGATTTTAATACAGTTCTCCGACCGTCTGCAGCTTGGCAGGGACATATTAGAGTtggagaaaatgtatttgatgtGGAGTGCAGAAGGCCTCGGTGGAATATTCATGGACATGCATCTGATGCCAACATTAGAGTGGGAGAATATGTACCTCATGTGGACACTTACCAGCCACATTCAAGTCCTTATGGCCATTCTTCAGACTCCCATATAAAAATCAGCAGCTATACTTCTGAAGTTGAATCTAGCCGACCCCGATGGAATATTCATGGGCATGTTTCTGAAGCTCATATTAGAATTGGGGAATATGCTTCAGAGGTAGAGCCCTCAAGGCCTAGGTGGAACATTCATGGACATGCTTCGGAAGCCAATATTAAGATTGGAGAGTATGTGTCAAATGTAGCTCCTACAAGGCCTCGATGGAACATCCATGGTCATGCATCTGATGCCAATATCAAGATTGGTGAAAACGTGTCAGAGGTGGTCTCCGCTAGACCTCGTTGGAACATCCATGGGCATGCTTCACAGTCACACATCAAAATTGGAGAACTGGTTTCAGATACAGAGCCTCTGAAATCTCGTTGGAGCCCGTTTGGTCACGCATCCCAGTCAAGCATCCAAATAGGGAAGTGGGCCCCATCTACAGAAAATGATCCAATACCTCATCGTAAAACCATTGTGGGTCCTTCAGCTGACTCCACAGTTCAGACACTTCTGTACAGTGAAGAATTATCTCCTGCTGAAGggagcagaaaggaagcaaaaacgTCACAAGTTAAGGAAAAGGCTTTACCACAGTCGCAGTCATCTGACAGTGTTCCAGTCTTTCCTGATGCTAATatgaaagatgacaaaaaagaaaatataatggaagagaaacaagaag TAACTGCAAATGTGGTCAACAATAACCCTTCTCCAGATTCCTCACAGAGCTTACAG GCAGAAGAACCTGAAAAAGCAATTCCACAAGATACTGTGCCTcaagaaactttattttctgaagctaATGCTCCCAAGActaaggaggaggaaggaggagaagaagataCATGGAAGAAAGAACAAGCTTATTTGAAAGCCTTATCGGATCAGTATTGTATTGAAAAATATCAAGATAGTTATGATTTGATGT cagAACTACCAGTTTCTCATCTCTTGCATCATGTGATACCAAGATCGTACACTTTCCCTGTGGATCCTATGGTACAGTCAGCAACAGATGAAACGGCTGTACAGCTGAGTGAGCTCTTATCTCTGCCAGTGCTGATGAAACGTTCTATTACTGCTCCACTTGTATCTCA TGTTTCTCTTGTGAACAAAGCAATAGTTGATTACTACTTTGTGGAACTGAATGTAGAGAAGCATTTTGAAGCACTGAGACACTTTTTGCTAATGGAAGATGGGGAGTTTGCTCAGTCGCTCAGTGACCTGTTGTTTGAGAAG CTTGGATCAGGACAAACACCTGGTGAATTGCTGAATCCACTGGTTCTTAATTCTATCCTAAATAAAGCATTACAATACAGTCTTCATGGTGACACCCAGCTTGCTTCCAATCTTTCTTTTGCCCTCAAGTACCTTCCAGAAGTGTTCAAGCCAAATGCGCCTGATGCTCTGAGTTGCTTAGAGCTAAGGTACAAG GTTGACTGGCCTCTGAACATTGTCATTACTGAGAGTTGCATGAATAAATACAACAAGatcttctcctttttgcttcagctgaagCACATGGTGTGGACTCTCAAGGATGTTTGGTTTCACTTAAAACGCACTG ctttagtGAGTTGTGCATCAAATTCTGTTCAGTTTCGGCAGCTCCAGCTGTATAAAcatgaaatgcagcattttgtgAAAGTTATTCAAGGTTACATTGCTAATCAGATTCTTCATGTTACGTGGTGTGAATTTGGAAACAAACTGTCTTCTGTAGGCAACCTGGAAGAAATTCACAGAACACATGCTGAATACCTCAACAAAGCAATCTTCAG GGGTCTGTTGACAGAGAAGGCAGCCCCTGTGATGAACATTATACATAGCATCTTCAGCCTCATTTTGAAGTTCCGCAGCCAGCTGATCTCTCAGTCATGGAGCTTCGATGCAGGGAAGCAAATGGCTGTTCATCCCAACTTTGGTCTGATGCAGCAGTCGTACAATACCTTCAAGTATTACTCCCACTTCTTATTCAAAG tggtAACAAAGCTTGTAAATAGAGGATACCAACCACATTTGGAGGACTTTCTACTGCGAATCAACTTTAATAACTACTACAAGGATAACTGA
- the TUBGCP6 gene encoding gamma-tubulin complex component 6 isoform X3, which translates to MESITQLFNDLCEAHLTGLPWKVHLGRRKISKRRAKQNLKRVAYNALFINLFQDEARKLQSNISRLPVKNKILMLSFNLRVGGLGAQADRLENLVEELETAECLPFTEVNSVLDLLVQLAGTGPPQLVPQKKDYFLNNKYVGRNVKYQGYDYYDVSVFEADIQSLITNEECQFNDTIQKTLQIMEAAPGTGLPAIGLFSQNYPAGDKFEKETRVSLFGALVHSRTYDMDIKLDLPPVPDNADLSGLAIKVPQSIDQSEDEGFQSASNLTPDSQSEPSMTPDIDLWDAVLTYGPSKRRCWERIGYPPGKKEEPYLTEAGREAFDKFYKLREGELQLFSNTVLQLPQLVLMKEPELVKDVLNVLIGVVSTTFSLNQAAQTFVIKEGVYVSGTSPETMHNLLSEVAEYGTYYTRLSRFSLQPVLDSSYSKGLVFQAFTSGLRKYLQYYRACVLSTPPTLSLLTISFLFRKLGRQLRKISLCPEDSREDMYLAELCGIGTTALGISGGAGASFPTGVKLLSYLYKEALNNCSNEHYPVLLSLLKTSCEPYTRFIYDWVYSGVFRDVYGEFMIQVNEDYLCFRDKHYWTHGYVLISKEVEDCVPVFLKHIANDVYICGKTINLLKLCCPRHYICWSDIPVPRISVIFSLEELKEIERDCAVYVGRMERIARYSSISKEEKDLRMEIAKQELIVHARETASKVLKAINDRQVSERMALDAKKRERFQKLKEQFAKDQERRLAIKQEEIDDDFSYARELREREKRLKALEEELEKKARQELIDRYSKLSDDAARREQRALWKIQRHKLETARLKFLLEDQKHIEEMLEKLPDGNYRRKVDIIPHKQCQLALDKNPVVKEPHSQVSSVKPLHSNETVGRKESEPGLEYATCADKALPMLEPTNNNADQHFQPKAAGSESSLQSSEKACSPLYSADSLLESNVNIEDFLSKPQDEQSVAISVQGSLLDEAFRNINSDLSETSQVSENQPVLRGALEGEDNAPLHQQNEYDFNTVLRPSAAWQGHIRVGENVFDVECRRPRWNIHGHASDANIRVGEYVPHVDTYQPHSSPYGHSSDSHIKISSYTSEVESSRPRWNIHGHVSEAHIRIGEYASEVEPSRPRWNIHGHASEANIKIGEYVSNVAPTRPRWNIHGHASDANIKIGENVSEVVSARPRWNIHGHASQSHIKIGELVSDTEPLKSRWSPFGHASQSSIQIGKWAPSTENDPIPHRKTIVGPSADSTVQTLLYSEELSPAEGSRKEAKTSQVKEKALPQSQSSDSVPVFPDANMKDDKKENIMEEKQEVTANVVNNNPSPDSSQSLQAEEPEKAIPQDTVPQETLFSEANAPKTKEEEGGEEDTWKKEQAYLKALSDQYCIEKYQDSYDLMSELPVSHLLHHVIPRSYTFPVDPMVQSATDETAVQLSELLSLPVLMKRSITAPLVSHVSLVNKAIVDYYFVELNVEKHFEALRHFLLMEDGEFAQSLSDLLFEKLGSGQTPGELLNPLVLNSILNKALQYSLHGDTQLASNLSFALKYLPEVFKPNAPDALSCLELRYKVDWPLNIVITESCMNKYNKIFSFLLQLKHMVWTLKDVWFHLKRTALVSCASNSVQFRQLQLYKHEMQHFVKVIQGYIANQILHVTWCEFGNKLSSVGNLEEIHRTHAEYLNKAIFRGLLTEKAAPVMNIIHSIFSLILKFRSQLISQSWSFDAGKQMAVHPNFGLMQQSYNTFKYYSHFLFKVVTKLVNRGYQPHLEDFLLRINFNNYYKDN; encoded by the exons ATGGAGAGCATTACGCAGTTGTTCAATGATTTGTGTGAAGCACACTTGACAGGTTTGCCATGGAAGGTCCACCTGGGCAGGCGGAAGATCAGCAAGAGAAGGGctaaacaaaatctgaaaagggTTGCTTACAATGCGCTGTTCATAAACCTTTTTCAAGACGAGGCTCGTAAGCTGCAATCAAACATTTCCAGGCTcccagtgaaaaacaaaattttgatgCTGTCTTTCAACTTAAGAGTTGGTGGCCTAGGTGCTCAAGCAGATAGACTGGAGAATCTTGTGGAGGAACTGGAAACAGCTGAATGCTTACCCTTCACTGAAGTTAATTCTGTCTTGGATCTCCTAGTACAGCTTGCTGGAACAGGTCCTCCTCAGCTTGTACCACAAAAAAAGGACTATTTTCTGAACAACAAATATGTTGGAAGAAATGTCAAATATCAGGGCTATGATTATTATGATGTAAGTGTATTTGAAGCTGATATACAATCTCTAATAACAAATGAAGAATGTCAGTTCAACGACACAATTCAAAAGACGCTTCAGATAATGGAGGCTGCACCTGGCACTGGACTCCCTGCCATAGGGTTGTTCTCACAAAACTATCCTGCTGGTGACAAGTTTGAGAAAGAAACGCGGGTCTCCCTCTTCGGTGCTCTTGTTCATAGCCGTACATATGATATGGACATCAAGTTGGATTTACCACCAGTGCCTGACAATGCAGATTTGTCTGGACTTGCAATTAAA GTTCCCCAAAGTATAGACCAGTCAGAAGACGAGGGATTCCAGTCAGCATCCAATCTGACTCCTGATTCTCAGTCAGAGCCGAGCATGACTCCAGACATAGACTTGTGGGATGCAGTGCTTACATATGGACCCAGCAAACGAAGATGTTGGGAAAGAATTGGATA CCCACCTGGTAAAAAAGAGGAACCGTATCTTACTGAAGCTGGGAGAGAAGCTTTTGACAAATTTTACAAACTTCGAGAAGGGGAATTGCAACTGTTTAGTAATACTGTACTTCAGCTTCCACAGCTTGTGCTAATGAAAGAACCTGAACTGGTTAAGGATGTCTTAAATGTCCTCATTGGTGTGGTATCCACTACATTTTCACTCAATCAG GCTGCTCAGACGTTTGTGATAAAGGAGGGGGTATATGTATCTGGAACTTCACCAGAGACAATGCACAATCTACTCTCAGAAGTTGCAGAATATGGAACCTATTACACACGCCTAAGTCGTTTTTCTCTTCAGCCAGTTTTAGATTCTTCATACAGCAAAGGACTTGTGTTTCAG GCATTCACAAGTGGGCTGAGGAAGTATCTTCAATATTACCGAGCCTGTGTTTTGTCAACACCTCCTACTTTAAGTCTTCTAACAATCAGCTTTCTATTCAGAAAATTAGGTCGTCAGTTGAG aaagatttctttatGTCCAGAAGATTCCAGGGAAGACAT GTATTTAGCTGAACTTTGTGGCATAGGAACAACAGCGCTGGGGATCAGTGGTGGAGCTGGTGCTTCATTTCCTACG gGTGTTAAATTGCTTTCATATCTGTACAAAGAGGCTCTCAACAACTGTAGCAATGAGCATTATCCAGTTCTTCTGTCTTTGTTGAAGACGAGCTGTGAACCGTACACAAG atttatcTATGATTGGGTATACAGTGGTGTATTCAGAGATGTTTATGGAGAATTTATGATCCAGGTGAATGAGGATTATCTTTGTTTCCGAG ATAAACATTACTGGACTCACGGTTatgttttgatttcaaaagaagTAGAAGATTGTGTCCCTGTGTTTCTTAAACATATCGCTAATGATGTATACATATGTGGGAAAACCATAAACTTGCTGAAATTGTGCTGTCCTAGG CATTATATATGTTGGTCAGATATACCTGTTCCCCggatttcagttattttttcgCTTGAGGAGCTGAAAGAAATAGAGAGAGACTGTGCAGTGTACGTAGGCCGAATGGAAAGAATTGCCCGATACAGTTCCAtaagcaaggaggaaaag gaTTTGCGCATGGAAATAGCCAAACAAGAATTAATTGTTCATGCTCGAGAAACTGCTAGCAAAGTGCTAAAAGCCATTAATG atcGACAAGTATCAGAACGAATGGCTTTGGATGCAAAGAAACGGGAACGgtttcagaagctgaaagagCAATTTGCCAAAGACCAAGAG cGTCGCCTTGCAATAAAGCAAGAAGAGATTGATGATGATTTCAGCTATGCCCGAGAgctcagagagagagaaaaaagactgaaagctttagaagaagaactggaaaaaaaggcaag GCAAGAATTAATTGACCGTTATAGCAAACTTTCTGATGATGCAGCCCGCAGGGAACAAAGAGCGTTATGGAAAATCCAGCGACACAAGTTGGAAACAGCCCGTCTTAAGTTTCTATTAGAAGATCAAAAACATATTGAG GAAATGCTTGAAAAACTTCCAGATGGAAACTACAGGAGAAAAGTAGATATTATTCCTCATAAACAGTGCCAGTTGGCTTTAGATAAAAACCCTGTTGTGAAAGAGCCACATTCACAG gtgTCTTCTGTGAAACCTCTGCATTCTAATGAGACAGTTGGCAGAAAAGAATCTGAGCCTGGACTGGAATATGCTACCTGTGCTGACAAAGCACTGCCCATGCTAGAGCCGACAAATAATAATGCTGATCAGCATTTTCAGCCTAAAGCAGCAGGATCTGAAAGCAGTCTCCAAAGTTCAGAGAAAGCATGCAGTCCTTTATACAGTGCTGATTCCTTGCTTGAATCCAATGTGAATATAGAAGATTTCTTATCAAAGCCACAAGATGAACAATCTGTTGCCATTAGTGTACAAGGATCTTTGCTAGATGAAGCCTTCCGAAATATTAACTCGGATCTTTCTGAGACTTCTCAAGTAAGTGAAAATCAGCCTGTCTTGAGAGGAGCACTGGAAGGAGAAGACAATGCACCATTGCATCAGCAAAACGAGTATGATTTTAATACAGTTCTCCGACCGTCTGCAGCTTGGCAGGGACATATTAGAGTtggagaaaatgtatttgatgtGGAGTGCAGAAGGCCTCGGTGGAATATTCATGGACATGCATCTGATGCCAACATTAGAGTGGGAGAATATGTACCTCATGTGGACACTTACCAGCCACATTCAAGTCCTTATGGCCATTCTTCAGACTCCCATATAAAAATCAGCAGCTATACTTCTGAAGTTGAATCTAGCCGACCCCGATGGAATATTCATGGGCATGTTTCTGAAGCTCATATTAGAATTGGGGAATATGCTTCAGAGGTAGAGCCCTCAAGGCCTAGGTGGAACATTCATGGACATGCTTCGGAAGCCAATATTAAGATTGGAGAGTATGTGTCAAATGTAGCTCCTACAAGGCCTCGATGGAACATCCATGGTCATGCATCTGATGCCAATATCAAGATTGGTGAAAACGTGTCAGAGGTGGTCTCCGCTAGACCTCGTTGGAACATCCATGGGCATGCTTCACAGTCACACATCAAAATTGGAGAACTGGTTTCAGATACAGAGCCTCTGAAATCTCGTTGGAGCCCGTTTGGTCACGCATCCCAGTCAAGCATCCAAATAGGGAAGTGGGCCCCATCTACAGAAAATGATCCAATACCTCATCGTAAAACCATTGTGGGTCCTTCAGCTGACTCCACAGTTCAGACACTTCTGTACAGTGAAGAATTATCTCCTGCTGAAGggagcagaaaggaagcaaaaacgTCACAAGTTAAGGAAAAGGCTTTACCACAGTCGCAGTCATCTGACAGTGTTCCAGTCTTTCCTGATGCTAATatgaaagatgacaaaaaagaaaatataatggaagagaaacaagaag TAACTGCAAATGTGGTCAACAATAACCCTTCTCCAGATTCCTCACAGAGCTTACAG GCAGAAGAACCTGAAAAAGCAATTCCACAAGATACTGTGCCTcaagaaactttattttctgaagctaATGCTCCCAAGActaaggaggaggaaggaggagaagaagataCATGGAAGAAAGAACAAGCTTATTTGAAAGCCTTATCGGATCAGTATTGTATTGAAAAATATCAAGATAGTTATGATTTGATGT cagAACTACCAGTTTCTCATCTCTTGCATCATGTGATACCAAGATCGTACACTTTCCCTGTGGATCCTATGGTACAGTCAGCAACAGATGAAACGGCTGTACAGCTGAGTGAGCTCTTATCTCTGCCAGTGCTGATGAAACGTTCTATTACTGCTCCACTTGTATCTCA TGTTTCTCTTGTGAACAAAGCAATAGTTGATTACTACTTTGTGGAACTGAATGTAGAGAAGCATTTTGAAGCACTGAGACACTTTTTGCTAATGGAAGATGGGGAGTTTGCTCAGTCGCTCAGTGACCTGTTGTTTGAGAAG CTTGGATCAGGACAAACACCTGGTGAATTGCTGAATCCACTGGTTCTTAATTCTATCCTAAATAAAGCATTACAATACAGTCTTCATGGTGACACCCAGCTTGCTTCCAATCTTTCTTTTGCCCTCAAGTACCTTCCAGAAGTGTTCAAGCCAAATGCGCCTGATGCTCTGAGTTGCTTAGAGCTAAGGTACAAG GTTGACTGGCCTCTGAACATTGTCATTACTGAGAGTTGCATGAATAAATACAACAAGatcttctcctttttgcttcagctgaagCACATGGTGTGGACTCTCAAGGATGTTTGGTTTCACTTAAAACGCACTG ctttagtGAGTTGTGCATCAAATTCTGTTCAGTTTCGGCAGCTCCAGCTGTATAAAcatgaaatgcagcattttgtgAAAGTTATTCAAGGTTACATTGCTAATCAGATTCTTCATGTTACGTGGTGTGAATTTGGAAACAAACTGTCTTCTGTAGGCAACCTGGAAGAAATTCACAGAACACATGCTGAATACCTCAACAAAGCAATCTTCAG GGGTCTGTTGACAGAGAAGGCAGCCCCTGTGATGAACATTATACATAGCATCTTCAGCCTCATTTTGAAGTTCCGCAGCCAGCTGATCTCTCAGTCATGGAGCTTCGATGCAGGGAAGCAAATGGCTGTTCATCCCAACTTTGGTCTGATGCAGCAGTCGTACAATACCTTCAAGTATTACTCCCACTTCTTATTCAAAG tggtAACAAAGCTTGTAAATAGAGGATACCAACCACATTTGGAGGACTTTCTACTGCGAATCAACTTTAATAACTACTACAAGGATAACTGA